The Culex pipiens pallens isolate TS unplaced genomic scaffold, TS_CPP_V2 Cpp_Un0171, whole genome shotgun sequence DNA segment CTGGACAACCAGGGCGAGCATGGTCCGGTGACCGTGCTGCTCATGGCCCCAGAGCATCGTAAAGGCAAGCTTCCGAACAACCCGTTCGTGATCGCCAAGTCGGTCAAGGAGCAGGTGGGCTCAATCGCGGCAGCCTACCGGGACAAGGACGGCCATCTGGTCGTCAAGGTGCGCTGCGCGAAGAAGGCGGCGAAGCTGCTCCAAATGAAGGAGCTTATCGACGGGACCAAGGTCACGGTGACTGAACACGCACGGCTTAACCAAGCCAAGTGTATCACCACCTGCCACACGGTCGAGGATCTCTCCGAGGAGGAGCTGACCGAGGAGTTGGCCGACCAAGGGGTGATTGGAGTTCACCGGCTGGGACGAAAGGGGGGCAAATCGGCCACCATGGTCATCACCCTCCGCGGCACGGTAGTTCCCAAGGAAATTTTCTTTGGGTTCGACCGGTGCTCGACTCGGACCTACAAACAAAGCCCGATGCAGTGTTTCCGCTGCTTCGGTTACGGCCACACCAAGGCACGATGCTCAGCCGAGCAGGAGCTGTGCAGGAACTGCTCGAAGGCGCACGCCATCGAGAAGGACAACGACGGCAAGACGATCTGTACCGCGGCGGCAAGCTGCATTCACTGCAACGGGGCGCACTCGCCCACGAGCCGTACGTGCCCGAAATACGCCGAGGAGGAGGAGATCAACGAGATCCGGACGAGCGAGGACAAGTCGGCCCGCGAAGCCCGCCGGCTGTTCCTGGAGCGGAAGGCCGCCGCCACGAGCGGTAGCAGTTACGCAGCAGTGACCGGAGGCGGAAACAGCGATGCCAAACAACTCGACAACGTTAAGAAGGAGCTGGAGCGGACAAAGCAGGCCTTGGTGTTGGCACTTGAAAAGGTTGCCAAGCTGAAAGAggtcatcaagcagaacaagaaGTCCAAGCCCAGCGAACAAGCGACGCCGGCCGAGCAGACTCAAGTGGAGTCGGAATCGGATATGGACGTCGAAGAGGAAGAGAAGCGCAAGCGAGCGCGCCAGCACAGCTCTGATGAGCAAACCggagaagacgacgacgatgacgatgatgacgaaGAGGAAGAGGATGATGAGGACAACAAGTAGCCTATTCCAGAGGCTCCCAAGCCTCTCAAGAAGAACGAACGCACCAAACCCGTCACCGAAGAAAACCTCAAACCCATCATCAAAACCAAACCCAAACCCCCAAGCAAGAAAAACCAAAAGGCCACGGGTCAAGTTGACTCGAAACCACCCAGCAACAAACAGAGGAAGCTGTGATGGCCATCGAGCCATCCAGCTCAGTCGAAAGAACCCGAGAACCCAACGAGATGAATCCGACACCCTACCAGCCAGAAACTAACAACCCGATGCTGTCCGCTATTAGCCCTGCCCCTGCGGACGGGGCAGTGGACAGCATCCCCAAACCCACCAACGAACCGGTCTCTACGGAGGCCAGCAAGAACAACAACCAACGCCGGAGCGCCTCGCCATCGCCGGGACGCCCCGAAATCAAAACGACCGCCATCGCCGTCCAATGGAACCTGCGCGGCCTTGCCGTCAGATCCAGCGAACTGCAACAACTTCTCGAAGAGCACCAACCAGTGGTAGTTGCTCTCCAggagataaaaacaaaaaagaaaaaggacACCGACAAGCTCAACAGGGAACGATACGACTGGCGTTTCTGCTTTAAGCCCAGCGACGGGTACTCGAGCGGAGCCGCACTCGGTATCGACAAGACAGTGCCGCACAGTTTCCTCGACGTACGGGGACCACTACAAGTCGTCGCCGCTCGGGTGGAGTGGCCGATCGCAGCAACCTTCGCCTCCATCTACATTTGTAGAGAGGACGGGAGAGCGGAAATCGAGGACAAACTGGACAAACTCATCCCTCAGCTACCGGCACCGGTAGTCGTGCTCGGTGACTTCAACGCGCACAGCCCCCTGTGGGGCGGCAGCAACTTAGACCAACGCGGAAAGGCGATTgaacaaattttaggcaaatataatttaattacCCTCAACGACGGAAGGCACACGAGGGTCGACCCGCGGGACGGCCGTTCTTCGGCCATTGATCTAAGCGTCGTGTCGGACACGATCGCACCCGAGCTGGTTTGGTCTGTGGACGTCGACACGAGGGAGAGCGAACACTACCCGCTCTTCGTACACAGCGTCGACCACACGCGAGCCAAGAGAACGCGAAGACCAAGATGGCAGTACGAGAAGGCAGACTGGACAAAATTCGCTGACGAGGTCAGCAGATCGAACGCAGAGAACGCCGAACAGATCGAAAAGGCGATCGTCACAGCTGCCGAAGCCAGCATTCCACAAACCTCGTCCAAGGTGGGGCGCAAAGCGGTCCATTGGTGGAGCAAGGCAGTGGAAGAGGCTGTCAAGGACCGGCGGAAGAAGCTCCGTCGTCTTCGGAAGATGGACGACAACCACCCGAACAAGGCCCAAGCACTGGTGGCTTTTAAAGAAGCCAGAAACGCAGCACGTAAGACCATCGCGAAAGCTCGAACCGACAGCTGGACGAACTTCGTCACAGGCATTTCCCCTAGCAGCAACACGACCGAGATCTGGCGCCGAGTCAATGCGTTCCGCAACGGTCCGAAGGTCAGCATCCACCAGTTGGTGATCGACGGAAAGTTGGTGGACGAACCGGAGGAGGTCGCCGAGACCCTGGCGGACTACTTCGCCAAGGTATCCGCTGCCAAAGCCCCCACCTATCAACGAGCAGTCCCAGATCAACCGACGCCGACGTTCGAAGGAGGCGACGAAGAACAATACAACCAGGACTTCGGCATGGAGGAACTGGACTGGGCCATCCGAAAGTCGAAAGGGCTGTCAGCCGGAGTAGACAACATCGGATACCCCATGATCCAGAACCTCCCACACAGTTCGAAGGCCCAACTGCTGGAGGTATATAACCGAACGTACCAATCCCGAAAGCCGGAAAGGACTATCAAACCGTCGGGAACCAGAGGCCGATCACGCTCGTGAGCTGCCTCGGCAAGGTCCTCGAGAGGATGGTCAACCGGCGAATCGTCACAACCCTCGAAGAGCTCGGGGTACTTGGGGACGACCAGCACGGCTTCCGGCGAGGGAAAGGAGTCGATACATACCTAGCGGAACTGGAAGACCAAATCGAGGACTGGATCGGGAAACGGCAACACGGCGAACTGGCAATGCTGGACCTAGCGAAGGCGTACGACACGGCCGAACGGGTTCCAATTCTCCACAACCTACATCGGTGGGGAATCCGCGGCCGGATGGGTCGGTTCATCGCCGACTTCCTGGAAGACCGGACATTCCGGGTGGCCATTGGCAACTTGTTGTCAACCCTCCGGATCATGGAGAAGGGGGTCCCACAGGGCACGATATTGGCCGTCACGCTGTTCCTTGTCCGGATGACAGAGGTCAAGCGCTACATCCCGAAAGGAGTCGGACTCAAGCTGTACGCGGACGATATTCTGCTGATCGCACACGGCAAAAGCGCTGTGTATGTCCGTAAGAAAATCCAGGAAGCGGTGACCGGAGTCGAGACCTGGACACAATTCCTGGGCTTCGAGCTGGCATCCACAAAGTCTTCAATCATCCACATATGCCGAAGAAACCGCCACGAAGAACGGAACTCAGTTACAACGGAGGCCGGCCCGATCGAGAACGTCAAGCACGCGCGCCTTCTCGGCGCCACCTTTGACGGACGCTTTAACTGGCGTCAACACATCTCCGAGACCAAAGAGAACATCGAGTGCCGGAACCGGATCCTTCGTGTAATCGGAGGACACCGGATCAGCGGAGCCAGAGGGACACTCCTGGACGTGCATCGAACGGTTATTCAGTCCCGGCTGTTTTACGCTTGGGGCATAATCAGCTCAGCAACGCCAGCCGCTATCAGACCACTCGGACCAGCTCACGTGACCGGAATCCGGAGCGCATCTGGAGCCTTCCGGTCCAGCCCATGCAAGGCGATTTACGCCGAATCCGGACAACTACCATTTGAACATGCCGCTGCTTCGGCAACGGTTACGAAAGCCATCCGGCTTGAAGCCGGAGGAACTATCGGCCCACACCACTCGCTGAGCAAGCGAGCCAAGGAGGAGTTCAACAAGCTCACCCGCATGGAGTTGCCCGGCGTCGAGCGAAAGCTCAGGATCGGAGACCGCCCCTGGCACGCCGAAAAGCCAAGCATCGACTGGGAGATGACGGCGTACGTGCGCGCTGGCGAATCATCCCAGAAGGTCAAGGCGGCATTCggaatggtcagccaaaaaTACGCACACCACCGCAAGTTCTACACCGACGGGTCCAAGGACGACGACTTCACCGGCTGCGGGATTGTGGACGGCACCGAACGGATAGCCATCCGCCTGCCCGCTCAATGCAGCATCTTCTCTGCAGAAGCCCACGCGATAGCGTCGGCGCTGGAGAGGGTCCCTGACGGTAACACCACACCGATAGTGATCTTCACAGACTCAGCCAGCGTGGTCGAGGCAGTGGAGAACGGCATCTCTCACCATCCCTGAATCCAAAGGATCGAAACCCAGATGATCCAAAAGAACGCCACCCTTTGCTGGATCCCCGGCCACTGCGGGATCGCAGGGAACGAGTTGGCGGACCAAACGGCCAAGGCTGCAAAGCTACGCCAAAATACAGTTTCACCAGTCCCGGCCCAGGACATTCTGCTGTGGGCCAAACACGCAATCCGCCTGGTATGGGAGAGGGAATGGCACTCCGAAAGGGATCTGCACCTTAGGAGGGTCAAACCGAACACCATGCCCGGCACCGACCGACCAAGCCAAGAAGAACAGCGTGCACTCACTCGCCTTCGAATCGGTCACACTCGCCTCACACACGAGGGACTGTTCCGAGGCGAACGAGTGATGTACGACACCTGTGGCGTACCGCTGACGGTGGAACACATCATCTGCTCATGCCGCAAATTTGACCAACACCGAGAAGACACAGCACACAATATCTACGGAGCACTGAACAACGACCCGGAGGCCGAGAGGAAGCTTCTCCTCTACCTCCGGAACACCAAACTGCTTGAACAGATCTAATCCACTGTCGCGCCCGGAGGTCCCGGGGCCCTCCTGACCACACGTCCCGGCAAGTGGAACAGGGAACATCCTCCGGCTCCTCCGGGGTGCCTGGAAAGACTGGAAAGCAACGAAGCACCCAACGGGAAGCCGGGAGACCCgggcccccctaaccacaagtCTGTCGAGGAGTGGAATAGGGACAACCCCCCGGGCTCTCAGGTGTACCATTGGAAGAGGACGCACAAGGGGGCTAACAACCCCCGTTCATTAGGACGAAGCCATCGAAATACGGCCCAGAAGGCCCAGCGCTGGAGGTGCAGCCAACAGCACGAGCACAGAACGAACGACGCGAGCGCCACGAGCGTTGCACCAACGCTGTACGAGCGTCGCGAACGCTAAACAAACGCTGAACGAGCGTCGAACGAGCTACGAGACCAATTAGCAGCGCGGCGGGATCAACCGACAGCGCGGCGGAGTTGATCAGTAACTCGGACCAGTAGCGAGAACCAACAGCGAATACTAGGGAGAGTGACGAACACAATAAATTGTCTAGGTTATCAAATTGTTAGGGATGGAGGCGATTACGATCGCGAGAGATGTAGGttataaaattattgtaattttccgagcaggcagcgaatgaccaagttGGTTAAAACTGCCTTAAAATAAATGAACCACCACTACCATTCCAATTAtaaaacatcataaaagagtCTTATATTGTTATTTCTCGTCACTACCTCCCCGTGCCGGGATTGGGTAATTtacgcgcctgctgccttccttGGATGTGGTAGCCATTTCTCAGGCTCCCTCTCCGGAATCGAACCCTGATTCCCCGTTACCCGTTGCAACCATGGTAGTCCTCTATACTACTATCAATAGTTGATAGGGCAGATATTTGAAAGATCTGTCGCCGGTGCGAGACCATGCGATCAACAAAATTATCCAGATTTCAACTCAAGCGTCACGGAGgacgattgttgttgttgttgttgttgttgttaatttctttatttccggcagctttaacctttcggtcattcgctgcccctcCTAGCATGCATTTATTATTCTATTTCACTTTTAATTTGTTATTCTAAGGTTCGCTGACAATCGGTGATCCGTCTTCTCGGCGCCGTTCGGCGCTCGCTCGGCAATCGTTTGCTGTTCGTTCGGCCACTTGTGGCTGGCGGCACCTCCATCGCTGGGCCTACTGGGCCGTGCTGCTGGTATTTGTCCGAGGGAACAGGGGGGTTTTCCCCCTTTGTGCGTCCTCTTCCACGTAGGGGCTGGGAGCCCGGGGATGCCACACCTATGCCACGCCTCGTCCGACTTGTGGTTAGGGGGGGCCCCGGGTCTTCCAGACCCGCGGGGATCTTCCATGCTGCTGTAGAGATTTGGCTCGGGCAGTGATATTATTGAATAAATACGAGGATATGTTTCCTCTCTCAAGGTTCGTTTAAGACTAACTTTATTTCTCTGTTCTACAGTCGGTTCCCTACCTACAACACTTCTGAGAACCGACTTCTCATCCTAAATGTCGGCGGGAGTCCTAATCCCACGCCGACGCTAGACGAACCGTAATAAAACTTTATTACGGTCGCATCCTGCATTTCCAAGCCACATGCTCATGCGCATCGTCAACACGCATTAAGTGCGTGTAGCGAAGGACGATACGAAACAGAGACACAAACGGTCGTTCTGTTTAGCATGTAACTTGGGAATGTAGTGGTGGTGATTACCACATCACTCACCCCTATAAACAAAAATGTGATAacattttttactaacatttgctagttaatcttttttttcttattttgtttcaaCCAGTCGTATAGTAGTTTCAATTAGTTTTCAACTAGAAAACCTTTCtgtttttgcaaaagtttttgtttgaaatgatatttaattatttgtgaagcaatgtatttttcaaactttatgttAACTTTAACTGAACAATTACTGTTTACTTTCATGCTTCAAAGAATCGAGTTTAAATTTAAGGACTTATATTGTTGAAACTTATCTTATTTATTTATGATTGTCCTGAAACTtagtttttgattattttattattatttcttcattttttttttgtttgattaccAGTTTTTATACtttcataataatttaattaaaacacaACAGGGTGATACACCGGTATCCCTGCCCCCATAAATTTTGGTTTGGAGTACTATCAAGTACTTAAACCAAATCAAAATTACAGAGACTgtttactcttttttttttttcagtagggATTCTTTATATTCGGGACAAAAACTATAATGAAGAAACAAAGAACTAACGCAAGAAGTCATTGATTGAATGTTTTTatgtattcgatttttttttactgaactcACTTAATAACGCATAACTTCAAAAGTTGAACTTTCACAACAATAGTTGTTAGTGTCAATCTTCTGGAACCCTGTTCCTTCTACTTGGGAACATAATTGAACTTCTTAACAATCATACATGGCTGTTTCTAGTTCAAATTGACAATTAATGCCACTTCATAACACGGATAATTGCTATGGCTTTCATAGTCTTATTGGAATTTTAATAACTCCAGCCAATGTTATGGAATTCTTCATGAGCAGAAACACGAAGAGAATGTTTTGCCTCAACAAAATATCTCTACTAATGCTGCTCGAACTCGTTCTTAAATCAAGACACCAGTACAGGGACCTCATTTTAAAGGATGACTGCATACGCCAAGCTCAACAGGCTTGTTCGAATAATTATCTTGTTAAGAATTGcacactgttaaaaaaaaaaatcaaatcgagTCAGTTTGAATTAGCAGGGTTATATGCCAAAag contains these protein-coding regions:
- the LOC120431995 gene encoding uncharacterized protein LOC120431995, translating into MNPTPYQPETNNPMLSAISPAPADGAVDSIPKPTNEPVSTEASKNNNQRRSASPSPGRPEIKTTAIAVQWNLRGLAVRSSELQQLLEEHQPVVVALQEIKTKKKKDTDKLNRERYDWRFCFKPSDGYSSGAALGIDKTVPHSFLDVRGPLQVVAARVEWPIAATFASIYICREDGRAEIEDKLDKLIPQLPAPVVVLGDFNAHSPLWGGSNLDQRGKAIEQILGKYNLITLNDGRHTRVDPRDGRSSAIDLSVVSDTIAPELVWSVDVDTRESEHYPLFVHSVDHTRAKRTRRPRWQYEKADWTKFADEVSRSNAENAEQIEKAIVTAAEASIPQTSSKVGRKAVHWWSKAVEEAVKDRRKKLRRLRKMDDNHPNKAQALVAFKEARNAARKTIAKARTDSWTNFVTGISPSSNTTEIWRRVNAFRNGPKVSIHQLVIDGKLVDEPEEVAETLADYFAKVSAAKAPTYQRAVPDQPTPTFEGGDEEQYNQDFGMEELDWAIRKSKGLSAGVDNIGYPMIQNLPHSSKAQLLEVYNRTYQSRKPERTIKPSGTRGRSRS
- the LOC120431998 gene encoding uncharacterized protein LOC120431998 — encoded protein: MVRKKGVQSDPGGGSTSSPALNDRTLPEWLDNQGEHGPVTVLLMAPEHRKGKLPNNPFVIAKSVKEQVGSIAAAYRDKDGHLVVKVRCAKKAAKLLQMKELIDGTKVTVTEHARLNQAKCITTCHTVEDLSEEELTEELADQGVIGVHRLGRKGGKSATMVITLRGTVVPKEIFFGFDRCSTRTYKQSPMQCFRCFGYGHTKARCSAEQELCRNCSKAHAIEKDNDGKTICTAAASCIHCNGAHSPTSRTCPKYAEEEEINEIRTSEDKSAREARRLFLERKAAATSGSSYAAVTGGGNSDAKQLDNVKKELERTKQALVLALEKVAKLKEVIKQNKKSKPSEQATPAEQTQVESESDMDVEEEEKRKRARQHSSDEQTGEDDDDDDDDEEEEDDEDNK